A section of the Macadamia integrifolia cultivar HAES 741 chromosome 9, SCU_Mint_v3, whole genome shotgun sequence genome encodes:
- the LOC122088745 gene encoding GDSL esterase/lipase 7: protein MNQMMDIRRSTVPQRFLLCVLFLLLSGIVLVLGNQSSDSSPLTPAMFILGDSLIDNGNNNYIPTIAKANYFPYGIDIGFPTGRFCNGLTVVDYGARFLGLPLIPPYWCPTSKGANILRGVNYASAAAGILDETGEHYGARTPFSGQILLVEKTVRLQLPPFFQTPEALSQFLAKSIFVINIGSNDYINNYLLPNIYTSSRIYNGEAFADLLIRNLSQQLKNLYSLGARKMVLVGIGLLGCIPSQLSMANSSDGCVKPVNNLVTLFNVRLVQLMNTLNATLPGSFFVYQNIYDTFMDMINNPSNYGFSIPNEACCGNGRYGGVVSCLPLQKPCQNRDQYIFWDSFHTTQAVNEIIATRCYTKSSTDCYPISIYQLAQI from the exons ATGAATCAGATGATGGATATTAGGAGATCAACAGTTCCTCAAAGGTTTCTTCTATGTGTTTTGTTTCTACTGCTCTCAGGGATAGTCCTTGTCCTTGGCAACCAGTCCAGTGACTCCAGTCCACTCACACCAGCCATGTTCATCCTTGGTGACTCACTGATAGATAATGGTAACAACAACTATATACCTACAATAGCAAAAGCAAATTATTTTCCCTATGGGATCGATATAGGTTTTCCGACCGGCCGGTTCTGCAACGGTCTCACCGTCGTCGACTACGGTG caaggtttttgggtttaccCCTCATACCTCCATATTGGTGCCCAACATCAAAAGGAGCAAACATATTGAGAGGAGTCAACTACGCATCAGCAGCTGCAGGAATCCTTGATGAAACCGGCGAACATTAT GGTGCCAGGACACCGTTCAGTGGGCAGATATTATTAGTTGAGAAGACTGTGAGACTGCAGTTACCACCATTTTTCCAGACTCCAGAGGCACTATCCCAGTTCTTggcaaaatccatttttgtcaTTAATATTGGTAGTAATGACTACATCAACAACTACCTCCTTCCCAACATCTATACCTCAAGCAGAATCTACAATGGTGAAGCCTTTGCAGATCTCCTCATCAGAAACTTATCACAACAACTAAAG AACTTGTACAGTTTGGGTGCAAGGAAGATGGTGCTGGTTGGGATTGGACTGCTTGGATGTATACCCAGTCAACTTTCCATGGCAAACAGCAGCGACGGTTGTGTCAAGCCAGTCAACAACTTGGTCACTTTGTTCAATGTTCGTCTAGTTCAGCTCATGAACACACTCAATGCCACGCTACCTGGCTCTTTCTTTGTGTACCAAAACATATATGACACCTTCATGGACATGATCAACAACCCTTCCAACTACG GTTTTAGCATACCAAATGAAGCTTGCTGTGGGAACGGGAGATATGGTGGAGTTGTAAGTTGCCTTCCCTTGCAAAAACCATGTCAGAATAGAGACCAATACATCTTCTGGGATTCCTTTCATACAACACAAGCTGTCAATGAAATCATTGCCACAAGGTGCTATACCAAGTCTTCAACCGACTGCTACCCAATCAGCATCTACCAGTTGGCACAAATATAG